The genomic segment GGGGTTTGGGGCACAAGGTGAAATGTctgcagatttttatttatttattgagattaTGTTGTTTTGACACACCACCTCCTCTATCTGTTCCCTGCTAAAGTGAGCTAGAACACTGTGGACTTTATAGTTTGCTCCCTCCCAAAAACAATAACCtttggtttaatttttttttctatgggtctgattgtgtgtgtgtgtgtgtgtgtgtgtgtgtgtgtgtgtgtgtgtgtgtgtgtgtgtgtgtgtgagaaatttaCTTTACTATTCTTAATTCCATTACTCCTATAGTTTTCCCCGAGAAGATTCAAAATTCTTGTTTAcaccctgggtgcgatttgctgggggggggggatcatccccccccggtttttatctctgctgaaaaaaaatcctcggagacaaccccgtcaataaaacaaacaaaccaaaaaaaaaagttgacatgacaggcatgttgtgacagttttctatggtctacattgcactcacttttcaaaatgacccgaagtggcagctttgatgttcacgaacgtccccagcaaatagatacattgtagataataacaatatctttgcgttctcatagaacgcaaagatattgttattatctacaatgtatcaatgtatctgcagggatgcaaacagcgcgccttttggcggatgccgcctttttcacggccattttttttttggggggggggggggggggcgttagaGTGTCTGATtagaatttcaaagtaaattctgtattaaaattactaaataagcaaatccgttacagtccatgaaacaggaagtataaggatgagaaaaaaacagtttaaatcggaaagctgcgcacaatgtgaactgcgccatcagagcaaactgttcatttagtattcatgtattttagtgattttcgagtcactgtccatttaatccggagggagagaaacatcacggcaacgcgacaagcaatgcgaactttgttgtgttcgtgtatttagtcagagagataggaagatgaatttactatctctggtttagtgttcgttttcatttagtgttattcatttgatatcatcggatgttattgagctgttagcctattgttaccttaattttgtgacctttcatgatttaaaaaaaaccatccccccccccttctggttttttgacaaatcgcaccctgtttaCACCCATGTAAAAACCTGAAACTCTAGTAGTAATCTTGTATAAAAAGAATAGCTCAGCCTTTTGATATACATTTGCATAGCTTACTTGCACACACATTTTTTGTGTCCTTCCATAATCCTGACATGTTCTGTTTTGTGCAGGTGAAAAGTGAAGGACCAAAGCTGGTGCCATTCTTCAAAGCCACCTGCGTCTATTTTGTGCTGTGGCTGCCCACCTCCACCCCATCTTGGTTCAGTGCCCTTATTAAATGTTTACCCATTTTCTGTCTCTGGGTCTTCCTGCTGGCCCATGGCATCAGCTTTTTAGGAGCCCACTCAAGTGCTCGAAAGATCCTCGCAGGACTCATTTTCTCAGCTCTAGGAGATGCCTTTCTGATTTGGCAGGAGCAGGGCTACTTCAGTCATGGTGAATTCAACATTTCATTTGATCTCTTTTTAGTATAATGTTAAGACCGCTAGAAGTAGTACTTGGTGTAGTTGACAGAAACCTGAATTAAATTGATGTTCTTTCGGGTTTCTTCAAATACGCTAGGAATTCTATTTAAAAtgcaaaatttttatttatttatttatttatttattccatgACTCCTTTAACCATTGTGTGTAACAGGGCTGCTGATGTTTGCCATTACGCACATCTTGTACTCCTCTGCTTTTGGGATGAAACCGCTCAACCTACGAGCAGGCCTGGTTATCGCCACTATCTCAGGTCTTTGCTATACCCTCCTCTATCCTTATCTGTCTGGCACCTTCACCTACCTGGTGGCCGTCTACATCGCTCTGATAGGCTTTATGGGCTGGAGGGCCATTGCTGGCGTGCAGCTGGCCAACGACCTGTGGACATGGACCAAGCTGTCGGCTTGCTTGGGAGCTGTTCTCTTCATGGTGTCGGACCTCACCATTGCCGTCAACAAGTTCTGCTTCCCTGTGCCACACTCGCGTGCCATCATCATGGCTACGTACTATGCAGCACAGATGCTGATCGCCCTTTCAGCCGTGGAGTGCCAGGATGCTGACGTGGCCAGGAAGAGAGTGTGAGGAGCCTAAAACGTTCAGAGCGCAGTGGCTTCACTCATTCGGATCCATTCCCCCTAAACCTTTCATCTTCAACATCCCCTCCTTGGCATGATTCTGGCTGTTTTATGTGTCTATAGGGGTTTGACCACTGTTTGAGAGTTTACGGGGGCTGGTCTATGTTGGGACTTTATGCTGGATTTGTGGTTGAGTCCAAACCTGATCTGAAGTCCATTAACTTCACGTTAATATTATAACCCAGTGTTAGAATCTGTCATGCACAACATGAAATTAAGCAGGAAAGAATTAATCCAAGACACTGTGTTCTTGTAGCTGTCGAAGTTTTAAATTAACGTTTTGCTTTCATTTTCACTCAAGTCACACTGTCTGCTTTGTTTCTCCTTTACCCCTCTTTTGAAGTCTCAGCTGGTCTGAAGAGGTGGGAATTGAGCCTGACATATACCCATCATGATTACTGATGGCTACATGCTGGTGTAAAAAGAATAATATGGCCTACATACAGTATATGTATACTGGGAACCGTTTATTTTAGGGTGCTGGATTCCccacctttttaaaaaaattttttttaaatactcttTCAGTTATAGAATGTCGAATCCTAAGTCTCTGTTAGTATTTTGCATGATTTAACTTTGTCCTTGTGACATTTCAGAGTGTTTGCTCTGCAACTGGTTTTGTTTGGTACCTGAGCTCTTGTAAGCTCACTGCCTTCCCAACTACCAgcaaccccccacccccactctgcagtctcttaccccttttccaccaaatcagttccagggctggttcggggccagtgctggtactggttcacaactcgttcaacttgggaGCCAgccgagaaccagtttgcttttccatagctcgcggtgctaagcgaagccacgtcagttacgtcgctgtatacgtcagttacgtcattgtataagtcattacgtcactgtatacgtccgtaacgtcgctacgtttgcataaaccttggcgcgaatatcgaagcaaaaacaacacggaagaagcagcagcagcaacaacaataataataatggatgacttcgcatttgtacagctgctgcttctcgtcgcttaaaaatggcgatctttcacggtcttgttattgttgttggtcttaacaactccgcccccccgctgacgtaagcggttctttcctctggcccagcagagagttggtgctagcctgaaaccgttttttctggccccagagccagttctttgtcagtggaaacagaaaacccggttccaaactaagcactggccccgaaccagccctggaactgctttggtggaaaaggggcatcatacACTCAAGGTTCACATGTCATTGTTGTGGTTAATCTTCGGCAGTGTCTCTTGAAGgggtggtattattattatttattattattattattattatgggataGAAGTGCTGATGATATTTGTACTCCTGTATTAGCTTGAATGTGATGTAACGTTCTCAGTAGTGTGGAGGGGGGAAAAAGACAAATCAATGCACCTATATAAAGGAAAGTCCACTTGAGAGGACATGCATAGAAATGACTCATGTCTTCTTAAGATGCCTTGATAGTCACTCGTTGTTCAGTCAATCAGCATTCTTTAACCGCTCTACATCTAcgtacaagtgcatctcaaaaaattagaatattgtgaaagttatttttttgtaatttaattcaaaaaggtaaattttcatattctgtattcattacatgtaaactgaaatatttcaagccttgtcgtttttaattttgatgattatggcttatagctcatgaagatcagaaatccagtatctcaaattattagaatatttcatttcgagtttgagtaaaacagtataaatactgtgtatctctcagtctggtTCAGTACATGCAGCCACAAtcgtggggaagactgctgatttgacagttgtccagaagacgatcatcgacaccctccacaaggcagGTAAGCCACAGACAAAGCAGTTGTACTTGCAAGGGTGagttagggcttcttttgcatttagtttacttcAATGTGTAAACAACaaagtgtgaaattttgacaagtctctagctttatggctcacaaatcacatttcagTTTATTTCCGGTacaattttgctggtgctccgagtgaaatggtaatacacgtgttaaaattataacaacgaccaagtgaaccacgacaagagagtgcccattttatagcaaaattctagcaacacaaaactCTTCCATGACCTCATTaagagagcttttgaatctcaccggagataaaatgattactgcaaacacgagctgttttggatttagcctctgttagatcagccctgccgatgttgttcagctgtgctcgtctcctctccgtactcagCCTCAGTtttctcgccctctttccgaatcacggacaaaATTCTAAAAAGATTGGAACATGCCAacagtcacaagtactgttgtgaccgcaaccatatacagcataaagatatggcatagctaaaagaacgcttaaagcagtggaaaaacagagttgcTTACACGTGACTGTTTTTTTGtacggaatgtcgcttgaccccgcatttgtatatccaccaacatggccgacgtccaggtttctattttgctttgacggcatttgcaagtcaaggatacagaCGAGCTGAGGGCCACTCTCaaggcaacctgggcttcaataacacctcagcagtgccacaggctgatcgcttccatgccacactgcactgaAGCAGTAGTTTGTGGTAAAggtgccccaaccaagtactgatttTCATGAAATATAAGCTATAATCAtccaaattaaattaaaaaaaaggcttgaaatatttttagtttgtgtaatgaatataggaaagtttaacttttttgaattaaattatgggaAAAAAGATGCACTAGTACGTATGTGTAAATAGTGATGTTCTGATCCAGGTGTgactttttttacagatggtgtgagacATTTAAGGATTTATGTGTAAACTGCACATATTTTGTTTTACCGACAGGTCACAGCCTATTCAAGTGGTAACCGAGAGTCTGTTCAATA from the Neoarius graeffei isolate fNeoGra1 chromosome 2, fNeoGra1.pri, whole genome shotgun sequence genome contains:
- the tmem86a gene encoding lysoplasmalogenase-like protein TMEM86A isoform X2, which produces MKVKSEGPKLVPFFKATCVYFVLWLPTSTPSWFSALIKCLPIFCLWVFLLAHGISFLGAHSSARKILAGLIFSALGDAFLIWQEQGYFSHGLLMFAITHILYSSAFGMKPLNLRAGLVIATISGLCYTLLYPYLSGTFTYLVAVYIALIGFMGWRAIAGVQLANDLWTWTKLSACLGAVLFMVSDLTIAVNKFCFPVPHSRAIIMATYYAAQMLIALSAVECQDADVARKRV
- the tmem86a gene encoding lysoplasmalogenase-like protein TMEM86A isoform X1, encoding MVSPVTVVKSEGPKLVPFFKATCVYFVLWLPTSTPSWFSALIKCLPIFCLWVFLLAHGISFLGAHSSARKILAGLIFSALGDAFLIWQEQGYFSHGLLMFAITHILYSSAFGMKPLNLRAGLVIATISGLCYTLLYPYLSGTFTYLVAVYIALIGFMGWRAIAGVQLANDLWTWTKLSACLGAVLFMVSDLTIAVNKFCFPVPHSRAIIMATYYAAQMLIALSAVECQDADVARKRV